The DNA sequence gggaatcTGAACTGATCTAATGACTCTGTGATGTGAATCCTCTCCAGTTGCAGTGCTGTGGAATCTATGACTACCGTGACTGGTTGGCCACGCCCTGGTTTAACCACAGTGGGCGGGGCAGTGTACCTCACAGCTGCTGTAATTACACCTACCACACCTGCAACGGTACCCTGGAGCTGCCCGGGCTACTATATCCAAaggtatacacacatacacacaccagcccTGGCCCTCTGTAGTGATCCAAAGGTATGTAGATACACATCTGGACAGCATTTAATTCCAGAGAGATGTCACTCCccttaccctgtgtgtgtgtcctctccctcaGGGCTGCCAGGTGAAGCTGGAGGAGGCCTTGCTTTTTGTTCTGCATCTCATCATCTGGTCATCTCTGGCAGTGGCGCTAGTGGAGGTGGGAACCACTAGAGGGCACTGTGGGGTATAATGGAACAACATAAGGGTCACGTTGAAGAACATTTTACaacagaaaataaaaatgtgtttcttattggacaagatcAGGTACAGTAGTGCCATACtagtgtccatctctctctctctcagactgtaGGGTTTGTGAGTGTGGCTCAGCTGATGAGGGAACAGCCTCTGTTGGAGTATGGAATACTGGACAGGGAGTATGGAATACTGGACAGGGAGTGGGCCTGAACCAGAACCAGAGTCTCGGTCCAGAATACTTTCTGCCAATCTACTTTAGATATACTATGTCCTGGACCTTGGTAAAGTTAATGATGCTGTGgaccttaaaggcccagtgcagtcaaatgtgttttttcttttttctccaGTGTTTTTATAtcatatttccacactgaggttggaagaCTACTATGGAATTGTGAAAATGCTGATAATGCCCTCTTAGTGTAAGCGCTGTTTGAAGActgctctctagtggtgtgtgtggttCTAGTTGCCTGGGCAGCTCAAGGGCCCCTAGGGTACCATTACAGGTAATTGACGTAATCATCCCCAGTCTTGTTGGTGAAGCTACTTTAAAAGAGTGATTATCTTGCTTCCACTAAACTAATGTATACACATCTGTGAAGGAAGATGTACTCTAAAAGTGTCCTACACTTCTGCATACACTTCCCTCGTTTCATAAGGATCAACTGGAATATGTAATGGCcacaatgttttgtttttgttcacTGATGTAGATTCATGCTTGTTAAAGAAACCACTCAATTGTTTTTGATGGTCAACATGTCACATGTCCTGCAGATGACATATTTAATGACATTTTGACACTGCCCTGCATGTCTTTTGAGTAATTAACTTGTTGAAACTGTTGTGTGGCTATTGTTTGATTGTAACTTACCCCTATGTAGCTGGGTGATTCTGCAATTTAGGGCACTTTGGCCCTGCAAGCTTTCAGAAATGAAAAGTTATTGAAACACCATTTTACCAGTATTATAATTCTTT is a window from the Oncorhynchus tshawytscha isolate Ot180627B linkage group LG14, Otsh_v2.0, whole genome shotgun sequence genome containing:
- the tspan37 gene encoding tetraspanin 37 isoform X7 — encoded protein: MPSSGQRYSPIGQWRTGHLGVPQKVSLAAGCAHTSSTVWDTAYMLPWFWAFQFVYLLVVVFCLEATAAALAYVNAGKVDSELAPFSSVFQRYTGRCQDPYSDAVDATQKELQCCGIYDYRDWLATPWFNHSGRGSVPHSCCNYTYHTCNGTLELPGLLYPKGCQVKLEEALLFVLHLIIWSSLAVALVETVGFVSVAQLMREQPLLEYGILDREYGILDREWA
- the tspan37 gene encoding tetraspanin 37 isoform X6; the protein is MYLLLNYRHNGIFFTHTYIILPACLALASATLLLASGGLGIWVSLRKSALLQGVFVYLLVVVFCLEATAAALAYVNAGKVDSELAPFSSVFQRYTGRCQDPYSDAVDATQKELQCCGIYDYRDWLATPWFNHSGRGSVPHSCCNYTYHTCNGTLELPGLLYPKGCQVKLEEALLFVLHLIIWSSLAVALVETVGFVSVAQLMREQPLLEYGILDREYGILDREWA